A genome region from Leptodactylus fuscus isolate aLepFus1 chromosome 6, aLepFus1.hap2, whole genome shotgun sequence includes the following:
- the LOC142209862 gene encoding nicotinamide N-methyltransferase-like — MDPCSYKRYHIHGQDSRQFLEHYFSDKPEMVFGEDTLVFPIRKLINTFSTGCVKGGNLLDLSLGSVVHHLYAACEFFNDIIVLKLKERCILELKRWVDKRTGAFHWGHAAKHHVDIGGTSHQLEDKEIKVRSSMQHVVKCDLEKENMTEPIVLPPAECIISAWLLDVISKDQEDYIRYFKKFSRLLKPGGHFILIGCLGMTYYMVGKDRIQTFGYDENFVKKAVERGGFIIDDCEVQQRTNVSDLTDYKAMIYIVARKEKEL; from the exons ATGGATCCCTGTTCTTATAAGCGCTATCATATACACGGCCAGGATTCCAGACAATTTCTGGAGCATTATTTTTCCGATAAACCTGAAATGGTCTTTGGAGAGGACACCCTGGTATTTCCCATTAGAAAGCTTATAAACACTTTCTCAACAG GTTGTGTTAAAGGTGGAAACTTGCTTGACCTCAGCCTTGGCTCCGTGGTTCATCATCTATATGCTGCCTGTGAGTTTTTCAATGACATCATAGTGCTGAAGCTCAAAGAGCGATGTATCCTGGAGCTGAAAAGATGGGTGGACAAACGTACCGGAGCCTTTCATTGGGGCCATGCTGCAAAACATCATGTAGACATAGGAGGAACAAG TCACCAGTTGGAGGACAAAGAAATAAAAGTGAGATCATCAATGCAACATGTTGTGAAATGTGACCTCGAGAAAGAAAATATGACCGAGCCGATAGTTTTACCTCCAGCTGAATGTATCATCAGTGCTTGGCTACTCGATGTGATCAGCAAAGATCAAGAAGACTACATCAGATATTTTAAGAAGTTCTCAAGATTGCTGAAACCTGGAGGACACTTCATATTAATTGGTTGTTTGGGTATGACATATTACATGGTGGGGAAAGACAGGATCCAAACTTTTGGCTACGATGAGAATTTTGTCAAAAAAGCTGTAGAAAGAGGCGGCTTTATAATAGATGACTGTGAGGTTCAACAGAGAACAAATGTGAGTGACCTTACTGACTATAAGGCTATGATATACATTGTAGCTCGCAAGGAGAAGGAGCTCTAA